In Macadamia integrifolia cultivar HAES 741 chromosome 5, SCU_Mint_v3, whole genome shotgun sequence, a single window of DNA contains:
- the LOC122077950 gene encoding uncharacterized protein LOC122077950, with translation MAFSVKNKLGFVDDNTLTKPDTTDPTYVVWNHVNNMVLSWLLLKSMHYDLAASILYAELATAVWKDLHDHLSPSNGLRIFLLERTVATLQQHNDSIATYYNALKSYWDELATCNPILSCTCGKYRTFSTHY, from the coding sequence ATGGCTTTCTCTGTTAAaaacaaattgggttttgtggaTGACAACACGCTAACCAAACCTGACACCACCGACCCAACATATGTTGTATGGAACCATGTGAACAATATGGTTTTGTCATGGCTACTACTTAAGTCCATGCACTATGACCTTGCTGCCTCTATTCTATATGCTGAATTGGCTACTGCCGTATGGAAGGATCTCCATGATCATTTATCCCCTTCCAACGGTCTGCGAATCTTCTTGCTGGAAAGGACCGTTGCTACATTGCAACAACACAATGATTCTATTGCCACATATTACAATGCCTTGAAGAGCTACTGGGATGAACTCGCCACCTGCAATCCTATCCTTTCTTGCACTTGTGGCAAATATCGAACTTTTTCAACCCATTACTAG